A single window of Ictalurus furcatus strain D&B chromosome 3, Billie_1.0, whole genome shotgun sequence DNA harbors:
- the lrpap1 gene encoding alpha-2-macroglobulin receptor-associated protein, giving the protein MKVCGLFLSFCLSVGVMAGKYSREVNEQKVSNDGGNAVEFRIAKLNQVWEKANRMQLAPRRLSELHSDLKIQEKDELQWKKLKAEGLDEDGEREAKLRRNFNIILAKYGMDGKKDNRAMDSNNLKDHDVKLGEMFEDPRLDKLWNKAKTSGKFSEEELQSLRKEFEHHKDKIHEYNIVMDTVSRTEEIHKNVISPLEGEEKKSNLHEKHTDLKQRMRDLNQGFERLRKITHEGFDTDNEFKEPRVIELWEMARRSNLSEDELDSLKEELKHFETKVEKHHHYQEQLEYSHQKLQHIEALGDKDHIMRHKEKYNTLAEKAREIGYKMKKHLQDITNKISRNGLQHNEL; this is encoded by the exons atgaaggtgtgtggtttgtttttgaGCTTTTGCCTCAGTGTGGGAGTAATGGCGGGGAAGTACTCTCGAGAAGTGAATGAGCAAAAGGTCTCGAATGACGGGGGAAATGCCGTGGAATTTCGTATCGCTAAACTGAACCAGGTTTGGGAGAAAGCGAACAGG ATGCAGCTTGCCCCAAGGAGGCTATCTGAGCTCCACAGTGACTTGAAGATTCAGGAGAAAGACGAGCTTCAGTGGAAGAAGTTAAAGGCAGAGGGACTAGACGAGGATGGCGAGAGAGAGGCCAAGCTCAGACGCAACTTTAACA TCATCCTGGCCAAGTACGGAATGGATGGTAAGAAGGACAACCGTGCCATGGACAGCAACAACCTGAAAGACCATGACGTGAAACTGGGAGAAATGTTTGAGGACCCCAGACTGGACAAACTGTGGAACAAA GCCAAGACTTCGGGAAAGTTCTCTGAGGAGGAGCTGCAGAGCCTGCGCAAAGAGTTCGAGCATCACAAGGACAAGATCCATGAGTACAACATCGTGATGGACACAGTGAGCCGGACTGAGG aAATCCATAAAAACGTGATCTCTCCACtggagggagaggagaagaagtcCAATCTTCATGAGAAACACACGGACCTTAAGCAGAGGATGAGGGACCTGAACCAGGGCTTTGAGCGTCTACGTAAAATCACACATGAAGGCTTTGACACTGACAACG AGTTCAAGGAGCCCAGGGTCATAGAGTTGTGGGAAATGGCCAGAAGATCTAATCTTAGTGAGGACGAGCTCGACTCTCTCAAG GAGGAGCTGAAGCATTTTGAGACAAAAGTAGAGAAGCACCACCACTACCAGGAACAGCTGGAGTATTCACACCAGAAACTGCAGCACATAGAGGCCCTGGGTGATAAGGACCACATCATGAGACATAAAGAGAAATACAACACACTTGCTGAGAAAGCACGAGAAATCGGATACAAG ATGAAGAAGCATTTGCAGGATATAACCAACAAAATCTCCCGAAATGGATTGCAGCACAATGAACTCTGA